One region of Demequina sp. TMPB413 genomic DNA includes:
- a CDS encoding nuclear transport factor 2 family protein gives MALIDDLLELERGFWGASGSTDFYDAHMADDGLCVFSFGHLDKEATKAGLASAEPWSSFDFNDIQVHVLGDAAATISYRADAERDGQPYRAMVTSVYSHASGAWQMVVHQQTELAQM, from the coding sequence ATGGCGTTGATTGACGACCTTCTCGAACTGGAACGCGGCTTCTGGGGAGCCTCAGGTAGTACTGACTTCTACGACGCGCACATGGCGGACGACGGCCTATGCGTCTTCTCCTTCGGCCACCTCGACAAGGAGGCCACCAAGGCAGGATTGGCGTCGGCAGAACCGTGGAGCAGCTTCGACTTCAACGACATCCAGGTTCACGTCTTGGGCGACGCTGCCGCAACGATCTCGTACCGCGCCGACGCTGAACGCGACGGCCAGCCGTACCGCGCCATGGTCACGTCGGTGTACTCGCACGCATCGGGTGCCTGGCAGATGGTGGTCCATCAACAGACGGAGCTCGCGCAGATGTAG